The proteins below are encoded in one region of Pantoea sp. At-9b:
- a CDS encoding DNA-binding transcriptional regulator, which translates to MVDHLKDLQEIAHDFNEIGVISDDLVKHIDARVQLRELRASLPVIEEMNGEAIRSLRDRFHLSQAMLALYVNMSVVTVSKWERGEKKPNGAALRVLNTMAIKGPDVFAI; encoded by the coding sequence ATGGTTGATCATCTAAAAGACTTGCAGGAAATTGCTCACGATTTTAATGAAATCGGTGTGATTTCTGATGATCTGGTGAAACATATAGATGCCCGCGTGCAGTTGCGTGAGCTACGCGCCAGTTTGCCAGTGATAGAGGAGATGAACGGCGAGGCCATACGTTCTTTGCGCGATCGCTTTCATCTCAGCCAGGCCATGCTGGCGCTGTATGTGAATATGTCGGTTGTCACTGTATCAAAATGGGAACGCGGAGAGAAAAAGCCAAATGGTGCTGCGTTACGCGTGCTAAATACGATGGCGATTAAAGGTCCTGACGTGTTCGCGATCTGA
- a CDS encoding DJ-1/PfpI family protein, producing MPTPFNIGLLLFPHLTQLDLTGPWEVFARMPGVNNYLVWKDRQPVMSDRGLAIVPTTTFADCPPLDLICIPGGPGQIALMDDEETLAFVRRMAENAQWVTSVCTGSLVLGAAGLLQGYRATSHWGSLDQLSLLGATPVAERVVRDRNRITGAGVTSGIDFALTVAEELFGRDVAENIQLQMEYDPAPPFHSGSPRSASTARLAQAKQQMAEFIARRRAASERAGERLKR from the coding sequence ATGCCCACCCCCTTCAATATTGGTCTGCTGCTGTTCCCTCATCTGACGCAACTTGATCTGACTGGCCCGTGGGAAGTGTTTGCCCGGATGCCTGGCGTCAACAACTATCTGGTATGGAAAGACCGGCAACCCGTGATGTCCGACCGGGGTTTAGCGATTGTGCCGACCACCACCTTTGCAGATTGCCCGCCACTGGATCTGATTTGTATCCCCGGCGGCCCGGGCCAGATTGCCTTGATGGATGATGAGGAAACCTTGGCCTTTGTGCGTCGCATGGCGGAAAACGCGCAGTGGGTCACCTCAGTCTGTACCGGGTCGCTGGTGCTAGGGGCAGCAGGGTTGTTACAGGGCTACCGCGCCACCTCACATTGGGGCTCGCTCGATCAATTAAGCCTGCTGGGGGCGACGCCAGTGGCGGAACGGGTGGTGCGTGACCGCAACCGGATCACGGGCGCAGGGGTGACCTCGGGTATTGATTTTGCGCTGACGGTGGCGGAAGAACTATTCGGGCGCGACGTGGCGGAGAATATCCAGTTGCAGATGGAATACGACCCCGCACCGCCTTTCCACAGTGGTTCCCCGCGTAGCGCGTCAACGGCAAGGTTGGCACAGGCTAAACAGCAGATGGCCGAGTTTATCGCCCGCCGTCGTGCGGCGAGCGAAAGGGCAGGAGAACGGCTTAAGCGTTAA
- a CDS encoding cyclic peptide export ABC transporter — MAIYLMLLRTTGALFFLALGCSVVGGLSNAGLLALINQGLNASDAQRLQLAWQFGLLALLMLGTRTLSQSLFMAMGQRSKAQLRRMLVQQVADARYADLETHGMPRALSILTQDLDQVVVFFVSLPAFIMSLAVIVGCMAYLGYLSLTVMAIAIVTVFIGSLGYSWVHRRALQLMRQSRQREETLTGDVNALFSGAKELRLHAARKQSFLQNRLFTTIEQVRVERTRGYVLYSLANIWASVFFFAFIGVVMFLLAQVLDLRGAVLSGFAMVFLYMIVPIENALSTLPSLTLTQVALKRINTMQQQLPPEQTHIDAAPLAFQTLQLRDLIYHHGATNGFQVGPISLQFTPGELVYLTGGNGSGKTTLARLITGLYQPDGGELLLDNIAVTNANRARYRQLFSAVFNDFHLFDDLQGIDTSRWNDEAQQLLEALQLKHKVTLENGVFSTLALSTGQRKRLALLVAWLEDRPFYLFDEWAADQDPAFREVFYHQLLPALKARGKTVLVITHDDRYFHLADRCLKLELGQLINA; from the coding sequence GTGGCGATTTACCTGATGTTACTGCGCACTACCGGTGCGCTGTTTTTTCTCGCGCTCGGTTGTAGCGTGGTGGGCGGTTTAAGCAATGCCGGGCTACTGGCGTTGATCAACCAGGGACTCAACGCCAGCGACGCGCAACGTTTGCAACTGGCGTGGCAATTTGGCCTGCTGGCACTACTGATGCTCGGCACCCGCACCCTGAGTCAGTCGTTGTTTATGGCGATGGGGCAGCGCAGTAAAGCGCAGTTGCGCCGAATGTTGGTGCAGCAGGTGGCGGATGCGCGCTATGCCGACCTGGAAACACACGGTATGCCACGCGCACTCAGTATCCTGACCCAGGATCTTGATCAGGTAGTGGTGTTTTTCGTCTCGTTGCCCGCCTTTATTATGTCGCTGGCGGTGATCGTCGGCTGCATGGCCTATCTCGGCTACCTGTCACTGACGGTGATGGCGATTGCTATTGTGACCGTGTTCATTGGCTCGCTGGGTTACAGCTGGGTACATCGCCGCGCACTGCAACTGATGCGTCAGTCACGTCAGCGCGAAGAAACGCTGACAGGCGATGTGAACGCGCTGTTCAGCGGTGCCAAAGAGCTGCGCCTGCACGCCGCACGTAAACAATCGTTCCTGCAAAACCGTTTGTTTACCACCATTGAGCAGGTGCGCGTCGAGCGCACACGCGGTTATGTGCTGTACTCGCTGGCGAACATCTGGGCCAGCGTGTTCTTTTTTGCTTTTATCGGCGTGGTGATGTTTTTGCTGGCGCAGGTGCTGGATCTGCGTGGTGCGGTACTGTCGGGTTTTGCGATGGTGTTTCTCTATATGATTGTGCCCATTGAGAATGCCCTCTCCACCTTACCCAGCCTGACGCTTACCCAGGTGGCCCTGAAGCGCATTAATACCATGCAGCAGCAACTGCCGCCGGAACAAACCCACATCGATGCCGCACCGCTGGCATTTCAGACCTTGCAACTGCGTGACCTGATTTATCATCATGGCGCGACAAACGGCTTTCAGGTTGGGCCAATATCGCTGCAATTCACCCCTGGCGAGCTGGTATATCTTACGGGGGGGAACGGCAGCGGCAAAACTACCCTCGCCCGGCTGATCACCGGCCTGTACCAACCAGATGGCGGCGAACTGTTGCTGGATAATATCGCGGTCACCAACGCCAATCGCGCCCGTTATCGCCAGCTGTTTTCTGCGGTGTTCAACGACTTTCATCTGTTTGATGATCTTCAGGGGATTGATACCTCGCGCTGGAATGACGAGGCTCAGCAACTGCTGGAAGCATTGCAGCTGAAGCATAAAGTGACGCTGGAAAACGGTGTGTTTTCAACCCTGGCGCTCTCCACCGGGCAGCGCAAACGGCTGGCGCTGCTGGTGGCATGGCTGGAAGATCGTCCGTTCTATCTGTTTGACGAATGGGCTGCCGATCAGGACCCGGCATTCCGTGAAGTGTTTTATCACCAGCTACTGCCTGCGCTCAAAGCGCGGGGCAAGACGGTGCTGGTGATCACCCATGACGATCGCTATTTTCACCTCGCCGATCGCTGCCTGAAACTGGAACTGGGCCAGTTAATTAACGCTTAA
- the fhuB gene encoding Fe(3+)-hydroxamate ABC transporter permease FhuB — translation MTTRHPGWLGMALFAVAVILSLHQIHQQLTWSAAWQALQTRDLPTLAQQIFRQMWLPRQGMALLCGLALGFTGVVMQQALRNPLAEPMTLGIASGATLALSLAALVGPAWLLAGREWVALSGALLAFAAVFLLSLRQGFTPLALTLAGMLVNLYCGSVNLLLSVIYDRSLSAVFIWGGGTLTQENASPLWWLLPRVILAALPVLLILRPLRLLALNEQVTRSIGMPAGVVRGIALLSALVISSLVISVVGVIGFIALAAPHLAALTGAKTLRQKLLWSPLLAAALLWLTDQGVSRLNGIGGLLLPTGMMTALAGGPLLLWFLPRLRHIFQPDVSESHQPPFPTGRAALLPVILVFFLMLAVSLDFARGIHGWHWNSLSELRAMLPFRLPRLLAALSAGVLLAAAGVIIQRVSRNPMASPELLGIGAGASLGITVQLLVWPLGGIPAMLTSSAVGALLTLALTLWQARHYALNPQRMLLSGLAITALFQSVAAVVMSNNGMAAAMLRQLMTGSTYYVNASTAGIALLLALLLLALTPLLRRALLLLPLNTVSPSLGLNVTRARLLLMVLAAAMTGVATLIVGPLSFIGLLGPQLARQLGARKPLGQLALAVLIAAVLMMLADWAGSNLLYPRQIPAGLMATLIGGPWLALLLWRPLNSTNS, via the coding sequence ATGACCACACGACATCCTGGCTGGCTCGGTATGGCATTGTTCGCTGTGGCGGTGATCCTCAGCCTGCACCAAATCCACCAGCAACTGACGTGGAGTGCGGCCTGGCAGGCATTGCAGACCCGCGATCTCCCCACCCTGGCACAACAAATCTTCCGCCAGATGTGGTTGCCACGCCAGGGGATGGCGTTACTGTGTGGCCTGGCGCTCGGCTTTACCGGCGTGGTAATGCAGCAGGCGCTGCGTAATCCGCTGGCCGAACCGATGACGCTCGGCATTGCCTCCGGTGCCACGCTGGCGCTGTCACTGGCGGCGCTGGTCGGCCCGGCATGGTTGCTGGCCGGACGCGAATGGGTGGCGCTTAGCGGTGCACTGCTCGCCTTTGCCGCCGTGTTTCTGTTGAGTTTGCGCCAGGGGTTTACGCCACTGGCGCTGACGCTGGCGGGCATGCTGGTTAATCTCTATTGCGGTTCAGTCAATCTGCTACTGTCGGTGATTTATGACCGTTCACTGTCTGCCGTGTTTATTTGGGGTGGCGGCACGCTAACCCAGGAAAACGCCAGCCCGCTGTGGTGGTTGTTGCCGCGGGTGATATTGGCGGCACTGCCGGTGTTGTTAATCCTGCGTCCACTGCGGCTGCTGGCATTGAATGAACAGGTTACCCGGTCCATCGGTATGCCTGCGGGTGTCGTGCGCGGCATCGCGCTGTTATCCGCGCTGGTGATCAGCAGCCTGGTGATCAGCGTGGTGGGGGTGATTGGCTTTATTGCGCTGGCGGCCCCGCATCTGGCGGCGCTGACCGGGGCGAAAACCCTGCGACAAAAACTCCTCTGGTCACCGCTGCTGGCCGCAGCTCTGCTGTGGCTGACAGATCAGGGCGTTAGCCGTCTTAACGGCATCGGCGGTCTGTTGCTGCCCACCGGTATGATGACTGCGCTGGCCGGTGGCCCGCTGCTGCTGTGGTTTTTACCGCGTCTGCGTCATATTTTTCAACCCGACGTGAGTGAATCGCACCAACCGCCCTTCCCCACAGGGCGCGCTGCGCTGCTGCCGGTCATCCTGGTGTTTTTTCTGATGCTGGCGGTGTCACTTGATTTCGCCCGGGGCATTCACGGCTGGCACTGGAATTCCCTCAGTGAGCTGCGGGCGATGTTGCCGTTTCGTCTACCGCGTCTATTAGCTGCACTCTCAGCGGGGGTATTGCTGGCGGCGGCCGGGGTGATTATTCAACGCGTCAGCCGCAATCCCATGGCCAGCCCGGAGCTGCTCGGGATTGGTGCGGGCGCATCGCTCGGCATCACGGTGCAACTGCTGGTATGGCCGCTGGGCGGCATCCCTGCGATGCTGACCAGCAGTGCGGTCGGTGCGTTACTCACGCTGGCGCTGACCCTGTGGCAGGCGCGACACTACGCGCTGAACCCACAACGAATGCTGTTGAGTGGGCTGGCGATCACCGCATTGTTTCAGTCAGTGGCGGCGGTGGTGATGAGTAATAACGGCATGGCGGCGGCCATGCTGCGCCAGTTGATGACCGGTTCAACCTATTACGTCAATGCCAGCACCGCCGGTATCGCACTGCTGCTGGCGCTGTTGTTGCTGGCGCTGACGCCGTTGCTGCGCCGGGCTTTGCTGTTGTTACCCTTGAATACCGTGTCACCCTCGCTGGGGCTGAATGTGACACGGGCGCGCTTGCTGCTGATGGTACTGGCGGCGGCGATGACCGGCGTCGCGACATTGATCGTCGGTCCGCTGTCATTTATTGGCCTGCTTGGACCGCAATTAGCCCGGCAACTGGGCGCGCGCAAGCCGCTTGGGCAGTTAGCACTGGCCGTACTGATCGCGGCAGTGTTAATGATGCTGGCTGACTGGGCAGGCAGCAATCTGTTGTATCCACGACAAATTCCGGCCGGACTGATGGCAACGCTGATCGGCGGCCCGTGGCTGGCGCTGTTGTTGTGGCGTCCGCTGAATAGCACAAACTCATAG
- a CDS encoding ABC transporter substrate-binding protein, with protein MVISRRQLIQGALASAALFSFPLLAAGAPRWVILDWGLTEMALLLGVTPVGVAATDWYRRLFSQPHLPPQVVDVGLLFQPNYETLFELHPTQLLVTPAHRMAEAQLSRIAPLHYFSTSSPHPWQQAQQNLRSLAELAGDVQRAEQVMTSLLARLDQARQHAAHFQPRPLYLLHPLDTLHVLALGQGSLFNDMLALLGLDHPTPFAVSAQGIATLELEQLAQMPPGWLVLLPSWPEVDLNPMLSSPLWHTLTRGGHQIVVLPDGLSTEGGVLTAVRFAESLVSALQEAQP; from the coding sequence GTGGTAATCAGTCGTCGGCAACTGATTCAGGGCGCGCTGGCAAGCGCTGCCCTGTTTTCTTTTCCTCTGTTGGCTGCCGGTGCGCCACGCTGGGTGATCCTCGACTGGGGATTAACCGAAATGGCGTTGCTGCTGGGGGTCACGCCGGTTGGTGTTGCGGCGACCGACTGGTATCGCCGTTTGTTCAGCCAGCCACACCTGCCACCCCAGGTGGTCGATGTCGGTCTGCTGTTTCAGCCGAACTATGAAACCCTGTTTGAACTGCATCCCACCCAGTTGCTGGTAACGCCTGCACACCGTATGGCGGAAGCTCAACTGTCGCGTATTGCACCCCTGCACTATTTTTCCACCTCCAGCCCGCATCCCTGGCAGCAGGCGCAACAAAATCTGCGATCGCTGGCTGAACTGGCGGGTGATGTGCAGCGCGCTGAACAGGTGATGACAAGTCTGCTGGCACGTCTCGATCAGGCGCGCCAGCACGCCGCGCATTTTCAGCCTCGCCCCCTTTACCTGCTGCATCCGCTGGATACCTTACATGTGCTGGCGCTCGGTCAGGGCAGTTTGTTTAATGACATGCTGGCGTTGTTGGGCCTGGATCACCCCACCCCGTTCGCCGTCAGCGCTCAGGGCATCGCCACACTGGAGCTGGAGCAACTGGCGCAAATGCCGCCCGGCTGGCTGGTGCTACTGCCTTCCTGGCCGGAAGTGGATCTTAACCCGATGCTAAGCTCTCCGCTGTGGCATACCCTGACACGGGGTGGCCATCAGATCGTGGTTTTACCGGATGGCTTATCAACCGAAGGCGGCGTATTGACGGCAGTGCGTTTTGCCGAATCGCTGGTGAGCGCGCTACAGGAAGCTCAGCCATGA